Proteins encoded together in one Roseibacterium elongatum DSM 19469 window:
- a CDS encoding tyrosine-type recombinase/integrase, translating into MSIFRFTEKRLADLPLGSGIHRDTTVRGLLCLCHKTTRTYSVQGDVRRNKRLVRSVRVKIGRVDHVRLSDARKKARELMNLIHSGVDPTAKPDETGITLEQALEAHLSERNLRERTAHDYRYHVEKYLRRFRKRAIADLSRQDVRDHYELMRTRNGPTVAAGVMRTFRVLVNTAMRLDETIERNPGDAIRVPLPKRRRVGELDVADFWRRTADLSPSMRDLARTFLLTGARRSTVLSIRRADVDLERGVLRFDHMKTMEEWAFPMGPHLTGMLAARMAPTSRSPASGCGRHPPARRATSRSRAGGRACRAPTS; encoded by the coding sequence ATGTCCATCTTCCGTTTCACCGAGAAGCGCCTCGCAGACCTCCCGCTGGGATCGGGAATACACCGGGATACCACGGTCCGCGGGCTCCTCTGCCTGTGCCACAAGACCACCCGCACGTACTCGGTCCAGGGCGACGTCCGCAGGAACAAGAGGCTCGTCCGGTCGGTCAGGGTGAAGATCGGGAGGGTGGACCACGTGCGCCTCTCGGACGCCAGGAAGAAGGCGCGGGAGCTCATGAACCTCATCCACTCCGGCGTGGACCCGACCGCCAAGCCCGACGAGACCGGCATCACCCTCGAACAGGCGCTCGAAGCCCACCTGTCCGAGAGGAACCTCCGGGAGCGCACCGCCCACGACTACCGCTACCACGTGGAGAAGTACCTGAGGCGCTTTCGGAAACGCGCGATCGCAGACCTATCACGCCAGGACGTCCGAGACCACTACGAGCTCATGCGGACGCGTAACGGACCGACCGTGGCGGCCGGCGTGATGCGGACGTTCCGCGTCCTGGTGAACACCGCCATGCGCCTCGACGAGACGATCGAGCGCAACCCAGGCGACGCGATCCGCGTCCCCCTGCCGAAGCGGCGGCGCGTGGGAGAACTGGACGTGGCGGACTTCTGGCGGAGGACCGCGGACCTCTCACCCTCCATGCGCGACCTCGCCAGGACCTTCCTGCTCACCGGGGCGAGGCGATCCACGGTGCTGTCGATCCGCAGGGCCGATGTGGACCTGGAGAGGGGCGTCCTACGGTTCGACCACATGAAGACGATGGAGGAGTGGGCGTTCCCGATGGGCCCGCACCTGACGGGGATGCTCGCCGCCAGGATGGCGCCGACGAGCCGCTCGCCAGCGAGTGGCTGTGGCCGTCACCCGCCAGCAAGACGGGCCACGTCCAGGAGCCGCGCAGGAGGGAGGGCGTGCCGAGCCCCCACGAGCTGA
- a CDS encoding helix-turn-helix domain-containing protein — protein MTAPTEPQTFTSPWLTTEQAANYLSVSTGTLANWRSAGNGPRYKAVGRLVRYHRDDLDAFLMEGAA, from the coding sequence ATGACCGCACCGACGGAACCCCAGACCTTCACCAGCCCGTGGCTGACCACGGAGCAGGCCGCCAATTACCTCAGCGTTTCCACGGGCACGCTCGCGAACTGGCGTTCCGCGGGCAACGGGCCCCGCTACAAGGCGGTCGGCCGACTGGTCCGCTACCACAGGGACGACCTGGACGCCTTCCTGATGGAGGGCGCGGCATGA
- a CDS encoding helix-turn-helix domain-containing protein, giving the protein MSCEDNTKPAVPAVPSFAPGPDLLTPAEVATMTGHTLNTLAQYRSRRLKGWDALGPDFVKVGREAYYPRSSVEAYLTKRG; this is encoded by the coding sequence ATGTCCTGTGAAGACAATACCAAACCCGCCGTCCCGGCAGTACCCTCGTTCGCCCCAGGGCCCGACCTGCTGACCCCCGCCGAGGTCGCCACGATGACGGGCCACACCCTGAACACCCTGGCGCAGTATCGATCGCGCAGGCTGAAGGGCTGGGACGCCCTCGGGCCCGACTTCGTGAAGGTCGGCCGGGAGGCCTACTACCCGCGCTCGTCGGTCGAGGCCTACCTCACGAAGCGGGGCTGA